The following are encoded together in the Pectobacterium punjabense genome:
- a CDS encoding amino acid ABC transporter permease, producing the protein MTIKHYTQDRQSPLFRAMQWARHNLFSSIGNSLLTLFCLWLLWVAIPPLLNWAIFQANWIGTTRNDCTRDGACWVFIHARFGHFMYGLYPATEVWRINFALAIGLLSILPMFLKTIPYRGRYIAVWTVAYPLIAWWLLYGGFGGLSRVETYQWGGLTLTLIIAAVGIAGALPLGILLALGRRSTLPIVRMLSVVFIEFWRGVPLITVLFMSSVMLPLFLTEGTTIDKLLRALVGVILFQSAYVAEVVRGGLQALPKGQYEAAESLGLGYWRMQGLVILPQALKMVIPGLVNTIISLFKDTSLVIIIGLFDLFSSIQQATVDPTWLGMSTEGYVFAAMVYWIFCFSMSRYSQYLESRFNTGHKSH; encoded by the coding sequence ATGACGATAAAACATTATACGCAAGACCGTCAGTCGCCTCTGTTCAGAGCCATGCAGTGGGCGCGGCATAATCTCTTCTCCAGTATTGGCAATAGCCTGTTAACACTGTTTTGCCTCTGGCTATTGTGGGTTGCCATACCACCGCTGCTCAACTGGGCAATCTTTCAGGCTAACTGGATTGGCACAACTCGTAATGACTGTACGCGTGATGGCGCCTGTTGGGTCTTCATTCATGCCAGATTTGGTCATTTCATGTATGGACTGTATCCGGCAACGGAAGTCTGGCGCATTAACTTTGCACTCGCTATCGGGCTGCTCAGTATCCTACCGATGTTCCTGAAAACCATTCCCTATCGCGGGCGTTACATTGCCGTCTGGACAGTGGCTTACCCACTCATCGCCTGGTGGCTGCTTTACGGTGGTTTTGGTGGGCTCAGCAGAGTAGAAACCTATCAGTGGGGCGGCTTAACGTTGACGTTGATCATCGCCGCCGTGGGTATCGCCGGTGCGTTACCACTTGGCATATTGCTCGCATTAGGTCGCCGTTCCACACTGCCGATTGTTCGTATGCTTTCCGTCGTGTTCATCGAATTTTGGCGTGGCGTACCGCTCATCACCGTGCTTTTTATGTCATCCGTGATGCTGCCGCTGTTTTTAACGGAAGGCACCACAATCGACAAGCTGCTAAGGGCATTAGTTGGCGTGATTTTATTCCAATCTGCTTATGTCGCCGAGGTGGTTCGCGGTGGCTTGCAGGCGCTCCCTAAAGGGCAGTACGAAGCCGCTGAATCCCTGGGCTTAGGCTATTGGCGCATGCAGGGGCTGGTCATCCTCCCGCAAGCGCTGAAAATGGTTATCCCAGGTCTGGTGAATACCATTATTTCTCTCTTTAAAGACACGAGTCTGGTGATCATCATCGGCCTTTTCGATCTATTCAGCAGCATCCAACAGGCGACGGTCGACCCCACCTGGCTGGGGATGTCTACAGAAGGTTACGTTTTTGCTGCCATGGTCTACTGGATTTTCTGTTTCAGCATGTCGCGCTATAGCCAATATCTGGAAAGTCGTTTTAACACCGGACACAAGTCACACTGA
- a CDS encoding amino acid ABC transporter permease: protein MLQRPTVKGDLSLTNPAVRAWLYQIIVVIAVLAVAAYLLHNTVTNLAQRGITSGFDFLNKSAGFGIVQHLIDYQQGDTYARVFLVGLFNTLLVSALCIVFASILGFTIGLARLSDNWLLRKISNIYIEIFRNIPPLLQIFFWYFAVLRNLPGPRQSISAFDIAFLSNRGFYLPSPEMGPGTAAFLLSLLITLVVTWVVFRRNQRYHALTGQVRRTWPLTLGLLLVLCTLSHLISGPAFHWDVPELKGFNFRGGMVLIPELAALTVALSVYTSSFIAEIIRSGIQSVSHGQHEAARSLGLPNPVTLRKVILPQALRVIIPPLTSQYLNIVKNSSLAAAIGYPDMVSLFAGTVLNQTGQAIETIAITMSVYLIISLLISLLMNLYNRRIALVER from the coding sequence ATGCTACAACGCCCAACCGTAAAAGGTGATTTATCACTGACTAATCCAGCGGTGCGCGCCTGGCTGTATCAAATTATCGTTGTTATCGCGGTATTGGCTGTCGCGGCTTACCTGTTGCACAACACCGTGACCAATCTGGCACAGAGGGGCATCACCTCTGGCTTCGATTTCCTGAATAAAAGCGCCGGCTTTGGCATCGTCCAGCACCTGATTGACTATCAACAAGGCGATACCTACGCCCGCGTGTTTCTTGTCGGTCTATTCAACACGCTTTTGGTTTCGGCATTGTGCATCGTATTCGCTTCTATTCTCGGCTTTACCATTGGTCTCGCACGACTATCCGACAACTGGCTACTACGGAAAATATCCAACATTTACATCGAGATATTTCGTAATATCCCGCCGCTATTGCAAATCTTTTTCTGGTATTTTGCCGTACTGCGAAATCTACCGGGCCCGCGCCAGTCCATCAGTGCATTTGATATCGCGTTTCTCAGCAACCGAGGTTTTTATCTGCCATCCCCTGAGATGGGGCCAGGCACCGCTGCGTTTTTGCTTTCTCTGTTGATCACGCTCGTGGTGACATGGGTTGTCTTTCGGCGTAATCAGCGCTATCACGCGTTAACTGGTCAGGTGCGTAGAACCTGGCCGCTGACGTTGGGTTTGTTGCTTGTCCTGTGTACACTCAGCCATCTGATTTCCGGCCCCGCTTTTCACTGGGATGTGCCGGAATTAAAAGGGTTTAATTTCCGCGGTGGTATGGTGTTGATCCCTGAACTAGCCGCATTGACTGTCGCCCTGTCGGTCTACACCTCATCGTTTATCGCCGAGATTATTCGTTCTGGTATCCAATCGGTTTCCCACGGTCAACATGAGGCGGCACGTTCTCTCGGCTTACCGAATCCCGTTACGCTGCGCAAAGTCATCCTTCCGCAGGCGCTGCGGGTCATCATTCCGCCACTAACCAGCCAGTACCTCAATATTGTGAAGAATTCGTCGCTGGCTGCCGCGATTGGCTATCCCGATATGGTGTCGCTGTTCGCGGGAACGGTGCTGAATCAGACCGGTCAGGCCATTGAGACCATCGCCATTACCATGTCGGTCTACCTCATTATCAGCCTGCTGATTTCGCTGCTGATGAATCTATATAACCGAAGAATCGCGTTAGTCGAACGCTAA